The following are encoded together in the Rhineura floridana isolate rRhiFlo1 chromosome 21, rRhiFlo1.hap2, whole genome shotgun sequence genome:
- the CA4 gene encoding carbonic anhydrase 4 isoform X1: MRFLYFLVLVSLHSPAAASEAGVQSWCYLSQQCQDQGCQEPRQWEHLFDNCGKSQQSPINILTSKATYKSDLKPFKFEKYDTEQDKKWTVRNNGHTVQVDLDGSAKIESGGLLGKYKAMQFHFHWGYNEGRGERSKASPGSEHSIDGERYAMELHIVHMKETFNDLNEALSKNGVAVLGFFIKVGKENRYYKPFISKLNNVTCKGNQTEMEALCLNALIPTNTDLTRFYRYNGSLTTPSCNEGVIWTLFETPIELSLQQIQEFWTKLYFGTTTEWPMMDNFRPTQPVGNRVVYKSDSNALLPAGNTLLLIPTATYLTLFLIQ; encoded by the exons caggagtccagagcTGGTGCTATCTGTCACAACAGTGTCAAGACCAAGGCTGTCAAG AACCCCGTCAGTGGGAACATTTGTTTGATAACTGTGGAAAAAGTCAACAATCCCCAATCAACATCCTCACCAGCAAAGCAACATACAAGTCGGACCTCAAGCCGTTCAAGTTCGAAAAGTATGATACCGAGCAAGATAAGAAATGGACCGTACGAAACAACGGCCATACAG TCCAAGTGGATCTTGATGGATCAGCAAAGATTGAATCAGGGGGCCTCCTGGGTAAATACAAAGCGATGCAATTTCACTTCCATTGGGGCTACAACGAGGGCCGGGGGGAACGTTCCAAGGCGAGCCCTGGATCGGAGCACAGCATTGACGGGGAGAGATATGCTATGGAG CTTCATATTGTCCACATGAAGGAAACATTTAACGATCTAAACGAAGCACTCTCCAAAAATGGCGTGGCAGTGTTGGGCTTCTTTATAAAG GTTGGCAAAGAGAACAGGTACTACAAACCTTTCATTTCAAAGTTAAACAACGTTACTTGCAAAG GTAATCAAACAGAGATGGAGGCTTTGTGTCTGAATGCCCTCATCCCTACAAACACGGACCTTACCAGGTTCTATCGGTACAATGGCTCACTGACCACACCTAGCTGCAACGAGGGAGTCATCTGGACTCTGTTTGAGACACCCATCGAACTTAGTCTCCAACAG ATCCAAGAATTCTGGACGAAGCTCTACTTTGGCACGACCACAGAATGGCCGATGATGGATAATTTCCGACCCACTCAACCTGTGGGTAATCGAGTTGTCTACAAGTCAGACTCAAATGCACTTCTCCCAGCAGGAAATACATTGCTGCTAATACCAACGGCCACATATCTCACACTCTTTCTCATCCAGTGA
- the CA4 gene encoding carbonic anhydrase 4 isoform X2, with protein sequence MRFLYFLVLVSLHSPAAASEGVQSWCYLSQQCQDQGCQEPRQWEHLFDNCGKSQQSPINILTSKATYKSDLKPFKFEKYDTEQDKKWTVRNNGHTVQVDLDGSAKIESGGLLGKYKAMQFHFHWGYNEGRGERSKASPGSEHSIDGERYAMELHIVHMKETFNDLNEALSKNGVAVLGFFIKVGKENRYYKPFISKLNNVTCKGNQTEMEALCLNALIPTNTDLTRFYRYNGSLTTPSCNEGVIWTLFETPIELSLQQIQEFWTKLYFGTTTEWPMMDNFRPTQPVGNRVVYKSDSNALLPAGNTLLLIPTATYLTLFLIQ encoded by the exons gagtccagagcTGGTGCTATCTGTCACAACAGTGTCAAGACCAAGGCTGTCAAG AACCCCGTCAGTGGGAACATTTGTTTGATAACTGTGGAAAAAGTCAACAATCCCCAATCAACATCCTCACCAGCAAAGCAACATACAAGTCGGACCTCAAGCCGTTCAAGTTCGAAAAGTATGATACCGAGCAAGATAAGAAATGGACCGTACGAAACAACGGCCATACAG TCCAAGTGGATCTTGATGGATCAGCAAAGATTGAATCAGGGGGCCTCCTGGGTAAATACAAAGCGATGCAATTTCACTTCCATTGGGGCTACAACGAGGGCCGGGGGGAACGTTCCAAGGCGAGCCCTGGATCGGAGCACAGCATTGACGGGGAGAGATATGCTATGGAG CTTCATATTGTCCACATGAAGGAAACATTTAACGATCTAAACGAAGCACTCTCCAAAAATGGCGTGGCAGTGTTGGGCTTCTTTATAAAG GTTGGCAAAGAGAACAGGTACTACAAACCTTTCATTTCAAAGTTAAACAACGTTACTTGCAAAG GTAATCAAACAGAGATGGAGGCTTTGTGTCTGAATGCCCTCATCCCTACAAACACGGACCTTACCAGGTTCTATCGGTACAATGGCTCACTGACCACACCTAGCTGCAACGAGGGAGTCATCTGGACTCTGTTTGAGACACCCATCGAACTTAGTCTCCAACAG ATCCAAGAATTCTGGACGAAGCTCTACTTTGGCACGACCACAGAATGGCCGATGATGGATAATTTCCGACCCACTCAACCTGTGGGTAATCGAGTTGTCTACAAGTCAGACTCAAATGCACTTCTCCCAGCAGGAAATACATTGCTGCTAATACCAACGGCCACATATCTCACACTCTTTCTCATCCAGTGA